The Raoultibacter phocaeensis genome contains a region encoding:
- the rpmB gene encoding 50S ribosomal protein L28 produces the protein MSKVCEICGKAPVAGRNVSHSHRVTNRVFRPNVQKVTIKVDGKVKRANVCTKCIKAGKIERA, from the coding sequence ATGTCTAAGGTTTGTGAAATTTGCGGGAAAGCTCCGGTTGCCGGACGCAACGTCAGCCACTCGCACCGCGTGACCAATCGCGTCTTCCGCCCGAACGTGCAAAAGGTCACCATCAAGGTCGACGGCAAGGTCAAGCGTGCCAACGTGTGCACCAAGTGCATCAAGGCCGGCAAGATCGAGCGCGCCTAA
- a CDS encoding Nif3-like dinuclear metal center hexameric protein: MASARKEKANNGLAQRASGTLSKQAFTMSVGTLEQALLKKYPAADAEAWDRTGLAVGDPTRSVEGVALALDATVEAVCEAADLGANVLVTHHPAYLEAPGTFKPAASSALVDGAVVWAAIERGVAIMSFHTALDVSQDAARALPGMLNLTLKGIACPLESSKRKGYGQLCAVRAADAPLTLGQLAARCTSVFGRQPRVWGDFSRTVSSVVTCTGSAGDLPETCLAAHVDCLVAGEVKYHDALSVSQAGLAVIDLGHDVSELPLVAVLAAAVEAAGVPKEKMTVLDQNSNWMHPETTRM, encoded by the coding sequence ATGGCTTCAGCTCGAAAAGAAAAGGCAAACAACGGCTTGGCGCAGAGGGCTTCGGGCACGCTTTCGAAGCAGGCGTTCACCATGAGCGTCGGAACGCTCGAGCAGGCGCTTCTCAAGAAATACCCCGCAGCCGATGCGGAGGCATGGGACAGGACGGGCCTTGCGGTGGGCGACCCCACCCGTTCGGTCGAAGGAGTGGCGCTTGCGCTCGACGCGACGGTCGAGGCGGTCTGCGAAGCAGCCGACTTGGGGGCGAACGTGCTTGTCACGCATCATCCCGCCTACCTCGAAGCACCGGGTACCTTTAAGCCCGCCGCATCGAGTGCTCTCGTCGATGGGGCGGTGGTATGGGCTGCGATCGAGCGCGGCGTCGCGATCATGTCGTTTCACACGGCCCTCGATGTGAGCCAAGATGCCGCACGCGCCCTGCCGGGTATGCTCAACCTCACGCTCAAGGGGATCGCCTGCCCGCTCGAATCGAGCAAGCGCAAAGGGTACGGTCAGCTCTGCGCGGTCCGCGCGGCCGACGCCCCGCTTACGCTCGGGCAGCTTGCCGCTCGTTGTACGTCGGTGTTCGGCCGGCAGCCGCGCGTGTGGGGCGATTTCTCGCGTACGGTCTCTTCGGTGGTTACCTGCACCGGCAGTGCGGGCGATCTTCCCGAAACATGCCTTGCCGCGCATGTTGATTGCCTCGTTGCGGGCGAAGTTAAGTACCATGATGCGCTTTCCGTCTCGCAAGCGGGCCTTGCGGTGATAGACTTAGGCCATGACGTGAGCGAGCTTCCGCTTGTGGCTGTTTTGGCGGCCGCTGTCGAGGCTGCGGGCGTTCCGAAGGAAAAGATGACCGTTCTCGATCAGAATTCGAATTGGATGCACCCCGAAACCACCCGAATGTAA
- the rpe gene encoding ribulose-phosphate 3-epimerase, with translation MFEPVQIAPSILSADFMNMGSDIRMIEQGGAGYVHVDVMDGHFVPNLTLGVPFVKQLKKIARIPLDVHLMISNPLEQLPWFIDAGADILTLHLEALDEGAGEVEQALATIRGAGAKAALSIKPDTPVSSLAPYIEGVDMVLVMSVYPGFSGQSYIEGSDERVAEVAALAEKAGSRPLIEVDGGMGAATAGLVAACGADVLVAGNAVFGAPDPAAAIAEIARIATKAQDEALNRAGGETEASRG, from the coding sequence ATGTTTGAACCAGTACAGATAGCGCCTTCGATACTGTCGGCAGACTTCATGAACATGGGATCCGATATCCGCATGATAGAGCAAGGCGGCGCGGGATACGTGCACGTCGACGTTATGGACGGTCACTTCGTTCCCAACTTGACGCTCGGGGTTCCTTTCGTCAAACAGCTTAAGAAGATAGCCCGGATTCCCCTCGACGTGCATCTCATGATATCGAATCCGCTCGAGCAGCTGCCGTGGTTCATCGATGCGGGCGCCGATATCCTCACCCTGCACCTCGAGGCGCTCGACGAGGGTGCAGGCGAGGTCGAGCAGGCGCTTGCGACGATTCGCGGCGCAGGCGCGAAAGCTGCGCTCAGCATCAAGCCGGATACGCCCGTTTCAAGCCTTGCACCGTACATCGAAGGTGTGGACATGGTGCTCGTGATGAGCGTGTACCCCGGTTTTTCGGGGCAGTCCTATATCGAGGGAAGCGACGAGAGGGTTGCCGAGGTGGCAGCACTTGCCGAAAAGGCGGGATCGCGGCCGCTCATCGAGGTCGACGGCGGCATGGGGGCGGCCACGGCGGGCCTCGTTGCCGCCTGCGGGGCCGATGTGCTCGTGGCCGGAAACGCGGTGTTCGGCGCGCCCGATCCGGCGGCAGCTATCGCCGAAATCGCACGCATCGCGACGAAAGCGCAGGACGAAGCGCTTAATCGCGCGGGAGGGGAAACGGAGGCATCGCGTGGATAG
- a CDS encoding cysteine desulfurase family protein, protein MDRLVYLDWAATAPLCAEAACAMKPFQVAGIENLELGGNANSLHRIGRAAFSALEEARGSVMADLGAKRPDEIVFTSGATEADNAALFGIVSACAARKRQKGAKDFKPHVITSSIEHDAVLAAVRVLERCGCEVTVLAPDRQGFVEARALEAALRENTVLVSIHMVNNEIGSVQPVSELAALAHGADAFFHTDAVQALGKEYVDVGELGVDAASFSGHKVGGPKGSGVLYLRTGTPFDPLIVGGGQESGRRSGTQNVCGAVGFAAACKAACAAQEDEAARLRGMRDHLYERLGAYERVYPSVEVEPGSRDFAPHVVNVCVDGFESETLILRLDRKGIAVSGGSACSSHSLDPSHVLKALGIASDRALGSLRISLGRSTVPEDVETFLAAFKESTEEAFSWS, encoded by the coding sequence GTGGATAGGCTCGTGTATCTCGATTGGGCGGCAACCGCTCCTTTGTGCGCGGAGGCCGCCTGCGCCATGAAGCCCTTCCAGGTTGCCGGGATCGAAAACCTCGAACTCGGCGGCAATGCAAATTCCCTGCATCGAATCGGCAGGGCGGCGTTTTCCGCGCTCGAGGAAGCGCGCGGTTCGGTCATGGCCGACCTCGGCGCTAAGCGCCCCGATGAGATCGTGTTCACGTCGGGGGCGACCGAGGCCGATAACGCGGCGCTGTTCGGCATCGTTTCCGCCTGTGCAGCGCGCAAGCGGCAAAAGGGTGCGAAAGACTTCAAGCCCCACGTGATCACCTCCTCGATCGAGCACGATGCGGTGCTTGCAGCGGTGCGCGTGCTCGAAAGGTGCGGTTGCGAGGTAACCGTACTTGCGCCCGATAGGCAAGGATTCGTCGAGGCGCGCGCGCTCGAGGCCGCACTTCGCGAAAACACGGTGCTCGTCTCGATCCATATGGTGAACAACGAGATAGGATCGGTTCAGCCCGTTTCCGAGTTGGCGGCGCTAGCTCACGGTGCGGACGCCTTTTTCCATACCGACGCCGTCCAGGCGCTCGGCAAGGAGTACGTCGACGTAGGCGAACTCGGTGTCGACGCGGCTTCGTTTTCAGGGCACAAGGTCGGCGGCCCGAAGGGCTCGGGGGTGCTCTACCTGCGCACCGGCACGCCTTTCGATCCGCTCATCGTGGGCGGCGGGCAGGAGTCCGGGCGCAGAAGCGGCACCCAGAACGTCTGCGGCGCGGTCGGTTTCGCGGCGGCCTGCAAGGCGGCCTGCGCTGCCCAAGAAGACGAGGCGGCGCGGCTTCGCGGCATGCGCGACCACCTCTACGAGCGGCTCGGCGCATACGAGCGCGTGTACCCGAGCGTCGAAGTGGAACCGGGCAGCAGGGATTTCGCACCGCACGTGGTGAACGTCTGCGTCGACGGGTTCGAAAGCGAGACGCTCATCTTGCGCCTCGACAGAAAAGGCATCGCGGTATCGGGCGGATCGGCCTGCTCGTCCCATTCGCTCGATCCGAGCCATGTGCTCAAAGCGCTCGGCATAGCAAGCGATCGGGCGCTCGGGTCGCTGCGCATCTCGCTCGGCCGCTCGACCGTTCCCGAAGACGTAGAAACGTTTTTGGCCGCATTTAAGGAAAGCACGGAGGAAGCCTTCTCATGGAGCTGA
- a CDS encoding methylated-DNA--[protein]-cysteine S-methyltransferase, with protein sequence MAAAHPTFFTYATPVGHLTIASDGTSITELAFGVRELSGEKKPSELTNRAANQLQEYFAGKRTVFDLPLDPHGTPFQKRVWTTLLSIPYGQTQTYGDVAQALGDPNAVRAVGAANNRNPLPILIPCHRVVAANGNLGGWGGDPKAKAFLLDLERKHADSRPTEHRAADDLDSSDGKAS encoded by the coding sequence ATGGCTGCCGCTCATCCGACGTTCTTCACGTACGCAACTCCGGTCGGGCACCTCACCATCGCTTCGGATGGCACCTCGATCACCGAGCTCGCCTTCGGCGTACGCGAGCTTTCGGGGGAAAAGAAGCCAAGCGAACTCACGAACCGCGCCGCTAACCAACTCCAGGAATACTTCGCAGGCAAGCGAACCGTGTTCGACCTTCCCCTCGATCCGCACGGTACACCGTTTCAGAAACGGGTATGGACAACGCTCCTTTCCATTCCCTACGGGCAAACGCAAACCTACGGAGATGTCGCGCAAGCCCTCGGCGATCCGAACGCCGTGCGTGCAGTCGGCGCCGCGAACAACCGAAACCCTCTTCCGATCCTCATCCCCTGCCACCGTGTCGTCGCAGCGAATGGCAACCTGGGAGGCTGGGGCGGCGATCCGAAGGCGAAGGCGTTTTTGCTCGACCTCGAACGAAAGCACGCAGACAGCCGCCCGACCGAGCACCGAGCGGCAGACGATCTCGACAGTTCCGATGGAAAGGCATCATGA
- a CDS encoding NAD(P)H-hydrate epimerase, with protein MSVYTNNIITAAIAFPFIAFVITVPYMIYQYRKFGSIPWLRTLIVYSFVFYLMCAYFLVILPLPEDRTATVAYAATPQLMPFNFVREFLAETTFSLSDPSTWLKTLRDPYVYEAAFNVLLLVPLGMYLRYYFRRTWWQTLIIGFLTTLFFEVSQLTGLFGAYAHPYRLFDVDDLLLNTLGAMVGFWIVGPAMRLLPDIRIVNEEAREAGLRASVTKRALSFAIDLFIAQTAASLVLGGLDGAGLRELAASQDVSWGVLSTAVELAFYLVCFVLVPILTKGQTLGQKLLRLRIVRPDASQARWYQYLARYGLLYAFVLLPVVALGAIVSIDPAQSPEFGVLASFVAEHRTGFAVAWTVVMAVWAASLVVRAIRSAVKKRPFVMLNGVLSATRVMTVEAADEERARRSPLAVAEVVALEQMLAEDGTSLAELMERAGTAVADEVRAWVPDPSRIVVFAGSGNNGGDGWVAARALAEKGYPVTLVTPDIAERIKAEPAHSTAMAVFAAANEQNLSLSVLVAPDADTVADALDVASAVVDAMLGTGFSGEEVREPYAGWIRVANKRRFEGARHKGRGFHRKRRFERGDHDRDRKKLPKKAKDAPFAVAVDVPSGLSAQTGSIGRPTFAADTTVTMLAYKPGLVKPQAARFTGTVELAALADTALYRERLQAQSEA; from the coding sequence ATGAGCGTTTATACGAACAACATCATCACCGCGGCGATTGCGTTTCCCTTCATCGCATTCGTCATCACCGTCCCGTACATGATCTACCAGTACCGCAAGTTCGGCTCGATACCGTGGCTGAGAACGCTCATCGTGTACTCTTTTGTTTTCTACCTCATGTGCGCATATTTCCTCGTCATTCTACCTTTGCCCGAAGACCGCACGGCAACGGTCGCCTATGCGGCGACGCCCCAGCTCATGCCCTTCAACTTCGTGAGGGAGTTCCTTGCGGAAACCACGTTTTCACTTTCCGATCCGTCCACTTGGCTCAAGACGCTGCGCGATCCGTACGTCTACGAAGCGGCGTTCAACGTGCTTTTGCTCGTGCCGCTCGGCATGTACCTGCGCTATTATTTCAGACGCACATGGTGGCAGACGCTCATCATCGGGTTTCTCACGACGCTCTTCTTCGAAGTCTCGCAGCTTACCGGCCTCTTCGGCGCATACGCCCACCCGTACCGGCTTTTCGACGTGGACGACCTTCTGCTCAACACGCTCGGGGCAATGGTGGGCTTCTGGATCGTCGGTCCCGCCATGCGGCTTCTGCCCGACATACGCATCGTAAACGAGGAGGCGCGCGAGGCAGGGCTGCGCGCAAGCGTGACGAAACGGGCGCTCTCGTTTGCAATCGACCTGTTCATCGCCCAAACCGCCGCATCGCTTGTCTTGGGCGGCCTCGACGGTGCAGGGCTGCGCGAGCTTGCGGCTTCGCAGGACGTTTCGTGGGGGGTTCTGAGCACGGCCGTCGAGCTCGCGTTTTACCTCGTCTGCTTCGTACTCGTTCCGATACTTACGAAAGGCCAGACGCTCGGCCAAAAGCTGCTTCGCTTGCGCATCGTGCGGCCCGACGCAAGTCAGGCCCGGTGGTATCAGTACCTCGCCCGCTACGGGCTTTTGTACGCATTCGTGCTGCTGCCGGTGGTTGCGCTCGGCGCCATTGTATCGATCGACCCTGCGCAATCCCCGGAATTCGGCGTTCTCGCTTCATTCGTCGCCGAACATCGCACCGGGTTCGCCGTCGCATGGACCGTCGTCATGGCCGTATGGGCGGCTTCGCTCGTCGTGCGCGCCATCCGCTCCGCCGTGAAGAAGCGGCCGTTCGTCATGCTCAACGGCGTGCTGAGCGCCACCCGCGTCATGACCGTCGAAGCTGCCGACGAAGAGCGTGCGCGCAGAAGCCCACTTGCCGTTGCCGAGGTCGTAGCGCTTGAGCAGATGCTCGCCGAAGACGGAACTTCGCTTGCCGAGCTGATGGAACGCGCTGGCACCGCCGTCGCCGACGAGGTGCGCGCCTGGGTTCCCGATCCTTCGCGCATCGTCGTGTTCGCCGGATCGGGCAACAACGGCGGAGACGGATGGGTTGCAGCGCGTGCGCTCGCCGAGAAGGGCTACCCGGTAACCCTCGTTACGCCCGATATCGCCGAGCGCATCAAAGCGGAGCCTGCGCACTCAACGGCCATGGCGGTGTTCGCCGCTGCAAACGAGCAGAACCTTTCCTTGAGCGTCCTTGTCGCACCCGACGCCGATACCGTCGCCGATGCGCTCGATGTTGCATCAGCCGTTGTCGATGCGATGCTTGGAACGGGTTTTTCAGGGGAAGAGGTACGAGAGCCCTATGCCGGTTGGATTCGAGTGGCGAACAAGCGCCGCTTCGAGGGAGCGCGCCACAAAGGACGCGGATTCCATCGCAAACGCCGCTTCGAGCGGGGCGATCACGACCGCGACCGCAAGAAGCTTCCCAAGAAAGCAAAAGACGCCCCGTTTGCCGTGGCGGTCGACGTACCGAGCGGCCTGTCGGCCCAAACGGGTTCCATCGGCCGCCCGACGTTTGCGGCCGATACCACCGTAACGATGCTCGCCTACAAGCCCGGTCTCGTTAAGCCACAGGCCGCACGTTTCACCGGAACCGTCGAGCTCGCCGCCCTCGCAGACACCGCACTGTATCGCGAACGGCTCCAGGCGCAAAGCGAAGCGTAG
- a CDS encoding zinc ribbon domain-containing protein gives MKADTKDLATLLTMQHLDMELIRAKKKLSELPQRAAILEIRKKRQAVEDKQTKVAAMRSEAEHVVMRIKDEDERLAARQSETQDKIDESRGDYRSVEALSKDLNGIMKRRVALEADLAEAHAKLAQVNEVQAQITDALNKIVAQENTHVASFQEEGGALTSSIAAAEKKRAELAEALPPELLGTYEKTARKSGGIALARLTGGSCSVCRAAITEGKYLQVVAEAPLSTCPACKRMLVVDE, from the coding sequence ATGAAGGCGGACACCAAAGATCTTGCCACGCTGCTTACCATGCAGCACCTCGACATGGAGTTGATACGCGCGAAGAAGAAGCTCTCAGAGCTTCCGCAGCGCGCAGCGATACTCGAAATCAGGAAGAAGCGACAGGCGGTCGAAGACAAGCAGACCAAGGTTGCCGCCATGAGAAGCGAGGCGGAGCACGTCGTCATGCGCATCAAGGACGAAGACGAGCGTCTGGCCGCACGCCAGAGCGAAACGCAGGACAAGATAGACGAATCGCGTGGCGATTACCGCAGCGTTGAAGCGCTCAGCAAGGATTTGAATGGCATCATGAAGCGCCGCGTTGCGCTCGAGGCTGATCTTGCCGAGGCTCATGCGAAGCTTGCGCAGGTCAACGAAGTGCAAGCGCAGATAACCGACGCACTCAACAAAATCGTCGCGCAAGAGAACACCCACGTGGCCTCGTTTCAGGAGGAGGGGGGAGCGCTTACCTCCTCCATAGCCGCCGCCGAGAAGAAGCGTGCCGAGCTTGCGGAAGCGCTCCCGCCCGAGCTTCTCGGAACCTACGAGAAGACAGCGCGCAAATCGGGCGGCATCGCGCTTGCCCGCCTTACGGGAGGATCGTGCAGCGTATGCCGCGCGGCCATTACTGAGGGCAAGTATCTGCAGGTGGTAGCCGAGGCTCCCCTGAGCACGTGTCCGGCTTGTAAGCGTATGTTGGTGGTGGACGAGTGA
- a CDS encoding Asp23/Gls24 family envelope stress response protein: MAQTIPGNLHVANDVLSDIVGNAALECYGVVGMAAPTAADGIAKILPASRLRRGVVVSTTEKGVHVELYVVIEYGTNINAVSQNLIDQVSFALTEYARVPLDGVDVHVQGIKVRK; encoded by the coding sequence ATGGCTCAAACTATTCCTGGCAACCTCCATGTTGCCAATGACGTTTTGTCGGATATCGTCGGAAACGCTGCGCTCGAATGCTACGGCGTCGTCGGCATGGCGGCACCTACGGCTGCAGACGGGATCGCGAAGATTCTTCCCGCATCGAGGCTTCGCCGCGGCGTGGTCGTCTCCACCACCGAGAAGGGCGTTCACGTGGAACTGTACGTCGTCATCGAGTACGGCACCAACATAAACGCCGTATCGCAGAACCTCATCGATCAGGTTTCGTTCGCCCTCACCGAATATGCCCGCGTTCCGCTCGACGGCGTCGACGTGCATGTTCAGGGAATCAAGGTACGCAAGTAA
- the queD gene encoding 6-carboxytetrahydropterin synthase QueD, with amino-acid sequence MKKAYLNTDGGSRGNPGVAGFGFDLVNEHGERIVSGGWFLPKATNNVAEYSALIWGLENALAAGVTSVEVRADSELMVKQMLGQYKVKSDDLKPLHMRAKELFSRFESARIAHVYRSENKNADALANETMDARGPVGDYLVPWEDAPASLFDLEAPARAGGENLPEQTGSQHVMMEGSAMEHNPAYTGPGRLSGETYEHAGGHYELTVKDHFDSAHALPGYDGPCRFLHGHTWDIEATLAGQHLDEVGMLYDFKTIKRDLHAILENFDHRLINEVAPFDVINPTAEHLARVIFYELEKTLPAPISLKEVAVWESPLARVAYRP; translated from the coding sequence GTGAAGAAAGCGTACCTTAACACCGACGGGGGAAGCCGCGGCAACCCGGGCGTTGCGGGTTTCGGCTTCGATCTTGTAAACGAGCACGGCGAGCGTATCGTTTCGGGCGGATGGTTCCTGCCGAAGGCGACGAACAACGTCGCCGAGTACTCTGCGCTCATCTGGGGTCTCGAAAATGCACTCGCCGCAGGCGTCACCTCCGTCGAAGTGCGTGCCGACTCCGAGCTCATGGTCAAGCAGATGCTCGGACAGTACAAGGTGAAAAGCGACGATCTGAAGCCTTTGCACATGCGGGCGAAAGAGTTGTTCTCTCGCTTCGAAAGCGCTCGGATCGCGCATGTGTACCGCAGCGAGAACAAGAACGCCGATGCGCTTGCGAACGAGACCATGGATGCGCGAGGGCCGGTGGGGGATTACCTCGTGCCGTGGGAGGATGCACCGGCAAGCTTGTTCGATCTCGAAGCGCCGGCTCGTGCAGGTGGCGAAAATCTTCCCGAGCAGACCGGGTCGCAGCACGTTATGATGGAAGGATCAGCAATGGAACACAACCCCGCCTACACCGGCCCCGGTCGGCTTTCCGGGGAAACCTACGAGCATGCAGGCGGTCATTACGAACTGACCGTGAAGGATCACTTCGACTCCGCCCATGCGCTGCCCGGCTACGACGGCCCGTGCCGTTTCCTGCATGGGCACACCTGGGACATCGAGGCGACCCTTGCGGGTCAGCACCTCGACGAAGTGGGCATGCTCTACGATTTCAAGACCATCAAGCGCGACCTCCATGCGATCCTCGAGAACTTCGACCACCGTTTGATCAACGAAGTCGCCCCTTTCGACGTGATCAACCCAACGGCAGAGCACTTGGCGCGCGTGATCTTCTACGAACTCGAGAAAACGCTGCCGGCGCCCATCTCGCTCAAAGAGGTCGCCGTATGGGAGAGCCCCCTCGCGCGGGTAGCGTACCGCCCGTAA
- a CDS encoding histidinol-phosphatase, producing the protein MELITAHTHTGFTGHGEGTVRELVDAACAANIATLAVTEHYPLSSAFDPDAYLAMPANRLEEYVATVEAERERVRGVEVLLGCELDWLGDDEDRIFGADEFDRFDVVLGSVHFVDAWAFDNPAERGHWEEVGADHIWRRYFEVWCECVLSDMPFTVMSHPDLVKKFGIYPSFDPAPLYRKAAEALAESGRMVEVNTSGAHYACKEMFPAPQLLAEFCRAGVPCTVGTDAHHPSLVARGIEEGYRVMNEAGYREVTVPTRGGGGRSITIE; encoded by the coding sequence ATGGAGCTGATCACCGCCCATACCCATACCGGGTTCACGGGCCACGGCGAAGGGACTGTGCGCGAGCTTGTCGACGCCGCTTGCGCGGCGAACATCGCAACGCTCGCCGTGACCGAGCACTACCCGCTTTCGAGCGCGTTCGATCCTGACGCCTACCTTGCCATGCCGGCGAATCGCCTCGAGGAGTACGTGGCGACTGTGGAAGCGGAGCGCGAGCGGGTTCGCGGCGTCGAGGTCCTCCTCGGCTGCGAGCTCGACTGGCTCGGAGACGACGAGGACCGCATCTTCGGGGCGGACGAATTCGACCGCTTCGATGTCGTTTTGGGATCGGTCCATTTCGTGGATGCATGGGCGTTCGACAACCCGGCCGAGCGCGGCCACTGGGAGGAAGTCGGTGCCGACCACATCTGGCGGCGCTACTTCGAGGTGTGGTGCGAATGCGTGCTGTCCGACATGCCGTTCACCGTCATGTCGCATCCCGATCTCGTGAAGAAATTCGGAATCTACCCCTCGTTCGATCCTGCGCCCTTGTACCGCAAGGCGGCCGAGGCACTTGCCGAAAGCGGCAGAATGGTCGAGGTCAACACATCGGGTGCCCATTACGCGTGCAAGGAGATGTTTCCGGCACCCCAGCTGCTCGCCGAGTTCTGCCGCGCAGGCGTTCCCTGTACCGTCGGAACCGATGCCCATCACCCGAGTCTGGTAGCGCGGGGAATCGAAGAAGGGTATCGTGTTATGAACGAAGCTGGTTACCGCGAGGTTACGGTACCGACACGGGGCGGAGGCGGCAGAAGCATTACAATCGAGTAA